GAAAAtaatttttgatttttgaaataCTTCTCATCTAAGGAAATGAATGACTACGTTTATTGAATTTGCTTTATTCGATTTTGGGCAAGAATGAAATAGATAGGCGAGATATTTGTGTTAAGAATACTTATGAAAAATATGTACATACAGTAAGCGTAGAAAGAGATTTCATAAGTTTAAAGAGTTGGTACTTCATAAAAAGAGGGTCATTGTATACCTTTACGAGTTGATGggtaaaaaatgaagaaaaatgacctcgtaatttgcaatttttagAGACTTATGATATGATTCTTTCAAGTTAAAGGAATTGAAAAAATGATTTGGAATTCATGGATAACagtgtaagagcatccgcagcggcggacgtcggaccggcgtgccggacgtccacgcgggacgtccgccattaggcgagcGACCGGCGGACGCAAACGTcgcttgcggacaccggagttccgcggattTCCGACGACGTCCGTCGCCATTGCGGGTTCCCGACGAACGTccagatttttattttatttttaaaaaactctatatatacggctcgttgtacttcatttcattcgcaccacttaacgagtttctctatctctctacgtttcttttagtatatccaaaatggctagtggtagtggtagtggtagagGTAGTGGTGCGGGTGCTGATGACGTACGCCGGTGAATTAAAGAAGAGTTGCGGGTCGTTACGTCCAGGGAGAAAATCGTTTGATACAAGCGGCCTTGCAGCAGCAGTAGCAGCAGCCAACGGTatctcgacccatccatcgtcgagctATAGTACCCCGAGAACACATCGCTGCACATcgtcggttgtatgaggactacttcgctccggagctgcggtttggggagaacatgttccaGCGACATTTatgatgcatcgtccgctatttCTGCGTATTGTaggcgctttagagcgtcgatacccGTATTTCAGGATGAGGGCAGATGCGGTTGGTAAACCCAGCCACACGCCCATACACTGCCGCAATTAGGCAGCTGGTATACGGAGgtgcgaccgacatgttcgatgagtacctccacatcggctagacgactgcccgcgaatgtttgcagtatttttgtgagggcgttagggagatattcggggataggtatcttcggaagcccacccccgaagattgtcaggctctgatggatatgcacgggagtcaACACAGGCTTCCgggaatgttgggcagcatagattgtatgtattgggagtggaagaactgtcccgccgCCTGAAAAAGGGTGTACACTACcagtttcaagggcaagaatctcacgatgatccttgaagcggtagctggctaccggttgtggatttgacatgcgtattttggagtagcctggtcgaacaacgacatcaacgtcctctaGACGTCGCCcctttcaacgagcagtgcatgggcgttggtccgacCGTCAGTTtcatcgccaacggcaaccagcacaacataGACTATTATTTGGAGGATGAGATATatcctatgtggcccgtctttgtgaagacgaccAAATGTGCAACAGAAGAAAATAAGATCTATTTTGAGGATCggcaggaggcagcgcgcaaggatgtggagcagacatttggtgtgctccaggctcgatgggcggtagtgaagggtccatcacggctgtggtatattGACATCATCGCttatatcatgtacgcatgtattatcatgcacaacatgattgtcgaagatgaaggtccaacactgactgattgggccaatgatgatgttgatgttgtcagtccaagccacggcgtggccaccgccaatgtatgtatggggataccccatgaagagGTCGATCGAGTCTGTGCATTTACCGACATGCGCCAATgacaagcccatattcgactccaaaacgatataattgaagagctacggacgcggaggggtcgtcgttgatatttataatgtaatttgtttagtattttttttgttgaaatgtactttttctatttttttaaaagtgaaattatcattgcactttctccgtccgtattcgtgtcgaaattttaattccttaaattgtttaattccgtaaattgtttaatttggtgaatttgtgaatttttattattgtggatgtccatcgggatgtccgtcattgagcagtgagatgtccttatgacgtgacagtgcagtgagaggtccttatgacgtggcaggaggtgttttggggaagtccgtcgggatgtccgccggacatccgtcccactgtggatgctctaacgaaaaaatatgaattttggtCATGATTGTGTATATGAGTATATCTAAGAAATACGTAAATATTTGCGTTACCTTAAAAGGGTAGATAAAAGTTGTAACATGGATTTGTTGTGGCATCAATTTCACCAATTCAAATAAAACACATAAATATGTATAATTCATCATCTAATAAGTTCACATCGTTAAGAATAAGTAGATATAGGGTAACTTAAAATTGACTTGCTAAAACGGGACCCATCTTATTTGGGCTCATCATAAATGAGTTATAGATACGACTATAATTTACGTTAGATAAATCCATGTACTCTCcatcattaaaaaaacatttgacTCAGTGGGGTTCGATATACTCCATTTACCAGATCCATTTACCCCCATCGGCCATCGCTTCTTGAAATGTTCATGtgctaagagcatccccatAAGTAAGGACGGCGTACGTGCCGTCGGCGCAGCATGCAGGTGTCcgccgttgtgctcttgccgacggcacagCCCTGCTCGATGCATAGAGCACGTTCGTGCCAATGGCAAGAGCACGTGCAgtcgacgtggcatgctctggtTGACCGTtggtttatattttttattatttttaaaaaaaaatcaaaaaatctgaaaaattcagatttaataaaaacaatattttcccacttcctaataaaatatattcattttttccacacttttaatttattttttcattatttttaccctaaaattcatactttcatctataaatactctcatttcaaacacaaaaaatgacactataccaaacaactctctcaatctcaatttttaggattttaattatgtaatttttaattttttaataatttataatggtatcgggtatttttaatgcattttaatattgtggaaatatttttagtaattgaagtatttaaattgaataatggaatggtggagCCCTTaagcatgctcttgcggaagagcatggatgtgagtgttgtacTCTTGCGTAAGAACACGGagtacaaaattaataaatgtgggTCCGGAGTCACCTCCATGCTCTCGCAAGAGCATGGATGATGATGCTCTAAACAATTAAGTATTGTACaactattactactatataacTCCTTGTCCCTTTTTATCAATAATAATAGAAATTGAGTTTTAGTGCATAAAATCAAGATACAATCAGCAGCTGTAAGCACAAACTTAAAAAAGAGGTTGTATATTGTTTAGTTAAACAAAAAGCAAAAATAGAGGAATCTAAATTAATGCATTTTTAGAATCATATGTACTACTACttataaaataagagtgattaTTGACACTATGGCATAATGCATTTTAGCCATTTTTCtcaaatattttcaatattaCTGATTATTCAATGAAACTATTGGATGAATCATATACTAATACTTAAACagaaatcaattaaaattataaaggACAATATAATTATGGTTTCTTTTTAGTTTTACAGTGGCAATTTCACTCAGTTTTAGatttatagtactccatatcaATCTATCAAACTCTAGTAATGTAGTATCAATATTGTGAAGGAAGGATgaccttatttatttattttgagggAGATGATGGTTAATTTACATCACTtgaataaaaaaacaattttgATAAGTTGGGGAATTTTGTGGTAGTTAATTTGATCCTTTGTGGAAGCAACGTTTTACGGATAACATCCATAAATAAGGATGAGAAGGTGTGATTATTAAAAATAGCGTTGGTAAAAGGTGAGATATAATTTCGATGTGGGATGACAAGCTTTTCTCAACTAATCCAAACCTAACAATAAAagtaatgaaataaagtaatataaattaaatattcccTACGACGGGAAGAACATGGATTTCATCTGGCGTGGCAGGGAGTAATGTGGTTAGAATTTAAGACGCATCTGTTTAGACATTTTCTCAGTATCccaaatttaaattattgtataGGAAAACACAGAAATTTGAGTAAGAGTCTCAAAGCAAAGAACGGAGAAGGATCAATATAATTGGGATCCAAAGGCAAAGATGAGCAAAATATATTAGTACTACAATATATGAGCATAAGATCAGAATCAGATCGAAAGTTTCAAAGTGTaccatttttttcaataaaatttccAATTCAGATCGAATTATGTCAATTGTAAAGTTTGATTTCATAGAATAAATATATCACTATAGATATGTCATTAAATACTAAATTTATAACCAAACCATACACAAAACTCTAAAAAAATCCCCTAGGCAATTAATTAGTGCACGATCGatccaagccccctagctcaagtggttgaggagggtggcaaggataccgcgttatcctggaggtctcgagttcgactcCTAGATGGCACAACTTGAGATTAATTTCCCATGTGGGCCTAAacaaggcttgttgccttggggCTTTGCAAGCTTACGGGCCTGGACCCGTCTGAGGGTGGACAACTTACGGGTCTGGACCCGTCTGAGGGTGGACAACTTACAGGCCTGGACCTGTCTGGGGGAGGCTAGTTCGTGCGGTAGTTCGTGCGGCCAAGAGGGGCTGGGGGAGGCTAGTTCGCTTgccaatgtatctcgaactcgaaattgaaataataataataataataataataattagtgCACGATCGAATAAAATCATAATATAATATCATTAATTCCCTAGGTTGAATGAGACGgttcacttttttttctttagaaAAAAAACTAGCGATTAATTGGACTTGTcctgaaataatttaaatcacaGGCCTATCATTTATAACTCACTAAATAATCATGGCTTGAAAAAAACTcaataaataatcaaaatatagCCGAATTCTTTATCTCTCTGTGCTTGTAGAATATTTCTCTTCACTCTTGATTCTTGAGATATGAGTAGAAGCGAAGATACATATACATGAAATTCATGGTCTCAATCAATCATCATTTATAATGAGCAATAGCTCTCATGGCACATGGCAGAGTTGCATCAGTTTTATATAATGAGTGGTCTTTACTCCTATATGTAATcccataaaatattttattttctgagGAAAATAATTCCATGATTGTTGGAGGGGCCATCAGTATAGACTTGAGGGGATTTTTTCAACCAATTGCCCCATGTAAGTCAGTCATGTGGTCATAATTTGTACCTTGTCTCTTTTATGATGCGGTTGGATCCGTGTACATTCAATAGTTTTATTAATGAAGTCGTAATTTctagaaaaatatttataacttttTTTCCCAAAGTTATGGATTCAATCTGATTGGATAAATATATGAGTAATCACCAAACAAGGAATCAACCAGTCTTAAAAATCAGTTATAACAGATCCAACTCACTTCATGTTACCTTGCTTATGAAAAACTTAAATTGGGGAATTCACTATTGAAAGtagtttaatatatttataaaaaaacagcATGAACTTTATTATATGACAACGGATGATGAATCCAGGTTTCCTTGTTAGCTGTCTATTGCAGGGGTAGATGGTTAGAGATAGCAGGGTTACAAATACGAACCCGGTTCTAATGCTTTTTCTAATATACAAATCAAACATGCCAGTAACTAGGTTTTCCAAGGACTCAAACGACCTATGTAGATAAAAATATGTGACAACTTAGATACttgaaaaacaaaaattattttaCCCGGAATTGTAGGTAGATATGAATTGGTCAAATAAGCACACACCACATTGGGAAAagaaaatcaaaaataaaaaaaggagagGGGTGCTCCGAGAATAGAACTCGGGACCTCTCGCACCCGAAGCGAGAATCATACCACtaacatgcacaaaccgaaccgaactgccggttcacgaaccggaaccggaaccggcgcggcggttccgaaccgtcagacggttcggcggttcatgtcGGCCGGTTCATGTTCAAGAATTTCAGGAACCGttcgccggttcaaaccggcagttcaaatgaatttttttaaaaatatatttattatttattatttataaaaattaatttttatatttaaaaatcatcaattttcacaaataaataaataaatacaagaatttcataatagcccatatttatttgtttggcCTTTGAATTCTAaaaaccattcttggttatttttattttatagaaacatccttgaatatttagtatttcattttcaatgtgggacaaatatgttgaagtattttatcttataactacatgtttagctcattcattcatctttttccaatgtgggatacaaaactttcttttgtcttatacttttctttactttttgactatattttattattcactaattttatctttatttttgtcatgattcTTTTTCGAATACAGATTTATAGATGATAATAGCATCAAatagaatagtttaattaaatttgaatgttacatgttgctcataatttgtatatttatataatgtggatgtgttcaaataatatttggatttaaatgtgcTCACTTTTAATATTTCTAAGAAATCATTAttggttgtttcacttttatagagacatccttgaatattttgtgtttcactttcaatgtgagaccaaatatgttgaagtattttattttataactatatgtttagatcattcatttatcttttcccaatgtgggatacaaaactttcttttgttttctactttctGTATTTtgtactacattttattattcactaacattatctttatttttgtatgattttttttctaagacaaatttatagatgaTAATAGtatcaactagaatagtttagtttgaatagtttaattaaatttgaatgttgcatgttattcataatttgtatatttatagaatgtggacgtgttcaaataattAGATTTAAATGTAAGCATGttgctaatttttctcaatatattgattaaaatgtgaaaagaataacaattaatataatttgtatcataatgataaaaatagataactaaagaatgatttgtATAGCGATaaaatatagtttatatatttatatattagtagtagactaatagtttgattttgtataatagctattattctaatagatgtagtataatttatataaataaaattattatttgtgaatatattcttgattgataagaataaacaattattgagtaatatgatttgtatatagataaataatcaTTCATATAATAGTTATCGCTATAttaatacaaattttaataattattctcttaatgtgtataatggtatttattagttaacatatactacATAAACTTACACACAAACGAATCGATAATGATAAATgattaaagaataatactttatgtaataatatttattgttaaattataattacaataatagaaaatagtcaagatataaacaaagatgatggaAATATACCATATAATtacaaataatgacttttatcccacattgaaagaaagagtaacatatccaagaacatgtagctataaaagagaatcatcCAATGCAATATCTTTCAACTCAAAGGCTCAAGTCCAACAttataagttgtgacttgtagtctcggtcaaataaagactaaaacgaaaaaaaaaattgaaccacCGAACCGGCCTGGAActggcggttttgaaccgccccatTAACCGCTGGTTTTTTGAACCGAAACCGCCTAGAAACGCTCAAAGGCTCAAGTCCAATATTATAAATTGTGACTTGTAGTATCGGTCAAATAAagactaaaaaaacaaaaaaaattgaaccacCGAACCGGCCTGCAACTGGCGgtttaaccgccggttttttgaaccgaaaCCGCCTAGAACCTTGGCAGGCCGGTTCAGATTCAATGAAATTTTGAACCGTGTTTGAAACCGGCagtttttgaaccgtgtgccTGCCTAATACCACTAGACCAAGCACCCTTGTTGTGAAATCTCTCATTTTAGagaaatttatttctttttattgcgCCGATTATATAACCGTTTCTGCCGAATAGATGGCACTTTTTTTAGCAGAAATGGCTACGCTCTCTTCCTTTTCCCCGCACCTATTACTGCACCGTCTTATCCGCCGCGCCGTCCCGCCGCGCCGTCACGTCTCCTCGCCGCTGATACTACCTACTCCCGCAATCGAAGTGCATCAGCCACCGTATACTCCCAATCCAGAAAATCCTATCCTCTCCCCCGAGCGGCGCCGTCATTCACCTCCTCTCGCTTAATCCTCTCCTCTTTCTCCTCCTCGTCGCGCTCGAATACCCAGCTGAGATTTTCAAGTGATGCAGTTTTGCTAGAGAATGTACaatttgaaccggaaggagaAATTTATTCAGCTTTGCTGGATAATGTACAGACTGAATCGGAAGGGGAAGTCGACGCAGTTTCTGCTTCTGCTATTGCGGAGGTTTCGAATTCTGAGGTGATTAAAACCGCTCCTCGGCCACCTCTCCccccgccgcctccgccgccgtgTCTTAGCGTGAAGGAGAAGAAGGACCTGGGTTCCTTCGCGCACAGTTTGGAGAAAAAGCTGAAGTCGCAGCAGGTCGGGAAATCTGGCGTCACAGACACTGTTATTGGCGCGTTGATTGAAACGCTTGAAAAAAATGAGCTTCTCAAGGTAatgtttcttcttcttttgagtagttttttttatgtagGCAATGCTCTTGTCCTTTCAATCTGTTTCTTGCATTTTGATTTTATCAAGTTAAAGGGTTTAAATGATTGTGGTTAGTTATAGGTTTCTATAAAGATTCCATTTGTTTGAATTTGATCATTGATGTAATGCTACTccttcataatttaattatcagCACATTATTGTGCTTTTACAATAACTTGTCTTTTttctagtactactactatactaGTAATTGTTAGTCTTATTGTTATAACCATTGTTTCTTCAAAGCATGTAATTTGCTCTCAATGTTTATTGGTGGCCAAATGTTTTGTGGTTTTATTAGTAAGCATTGAGTTTGAACATTGAGTTTTGTGGCCAATTTGCTACTCCATTGAGTTTTCTTCAAACCATTGAGTTTCGTGGCCAATTTGCTACTCCATGATATTCCTATTTGATTATTGTACTTATACAATTAGCTGTTTTTTTGAATGCATGTAATTACTCTCAAATGCTTATTGATGGCCAAAAATCTTTTGCAGTTTTTTTCTCATTTGACTTGAACCATTGCTTGTTACAGTTGAAGATACACGGTACATGCCCTGGAGAATTAGAAGATGCTGTGAAGCAGTTAGAAGAAAGCACGGGCTCACTAGTCGTTGGCCAAATTGGTAGAACCGTGATTCTCTACCGGCCCAGCCTGAGTAAGCAAAAAGCTGAGGAGAAAAAGAAACAAGTTCAGAAGGACCTTTTGAGACGACAAGCGGCATTCAAACAATCTTCTCATGTCTGTTTTTTATTCCCCGAGACTTGTTCTGGTTATAGTGTTTTGAATAGTAAAAGATCAAGCTGGACTCTTCGTTTAACGCACCATTCTCTGAATTTGTTGATGCCTGTTGGAACTTTTCTATTGTTGCAATGGCCTTTAAACAAGGTACAGATCAGATATGCATTGTAATGTGTAGTTGTGAAGATTTCCTGAATGTAGACATGGCAGATGTTTGATAACAATCCGCTGAGGTCTGTTTTCTGTTCCCATTGAGATTTTGTTCTGCACCCGTCATTGGTCATAGTGTTTTaagtgcaaaaaaaaaaactatgcaTTTATTTTATCAGTCTCTGAGTTTGTGCATGACTTTAAAAATGTGGTAGAGATCTTCTctgcgttttttttttgtaattgtaTGGTTTTCATGAACGTGGGCGCATACTTTTTTAACGTTTACTTGAGTTTCTGATTGAGTGGCCATGCATGAAAATCACAGAGTAGGAGACCAGCAGCTGTGCCAGGGCAAGAACCAAGCTGGCCAAGACAAGCTGGTCGTGGTAGGCGAGGAACTAGCAGAGTATGAGGTACTGGTGCAAGTTTGTATATGTTGGTTAGCAGAGTATTGAATTATTTCTCAGATTAGACGAATCAAAATTGATATTGATCTGCAATATTTCCAAGGGATGAGAAGAATCCATTCTGATGTAGCTGGTTTGGAATTGGATGAACCAAAATCCTGACCTCATTGCAGAGTGCAGACAATGACTTTTGTTGAGTTTGAGCTGATGAAGTGGTCTGATATTGTCTTTTGTAGTTCAAGGTCCACAGCTTTTCTGCTTGCAAGAATTTTAGGATTCATGAATAGAAAAAAATGGTTATGAAAATTGGTTTCTTAAGCGTGCTGTGACTGAAATTATTGACCTAGAACATCTCAGGTGTTATATATGTGATATATAATATTTACGCAAATTGAGCTAAACTGGATTGCATATCAATTCGCCAAAAACTAAAAAGATATAGTACTATGGGTAACACAGTAGTATGCATAATGTACTTTGACATTTCATTGATGTTTATACGTTACACCAACAGGTTATCTaagtaaaacaaaattacaaatacAACAGTTTAACATACAACAGCTAACCATCAAATGTAAGAAAGGAACTAAAAGACTACACCATGCGAAGGAGCAACTGCTTGCGCAACTCCTTTGCGTTTGCCTTAAGTTCATAAGCAACAGAATATGTGGGGTTGTTGTAAACAGCTGCAGAATCGACTTATGGTTTGAGAGAGTATTATACAGATTTTAGCTTCCCAGTTTGATAATGGGACTGGGACAAGTCCTCTGAGTACAGAAACATGGTTGGCAAGGTGAGACGACGCAAGGCAATACAGAATCGCGACTggaaggagaaaaaatagttaTGCCGTTAAAGAAGATTTTACACCAATATAGAGTAAGTGTCGGTATGAATCATCAACTTACCCATTGGAAGGCAACGAGTGTAAACCAACATCCAGCTATACCATAACCGCTGTTGTTTAATAACTGCAGATTAATGAGATAtatattttcattaaattttagAGATTGAGTTAACTGGTCGATGGACTGGAATAGCCACTCGTagctagaaaaaaaaagatcaaATGTTTAAATCAACTGGTGGAGTGAGTAACTCGGGCCATTGAAACTGAGATACTTACCAGCAGGATAAGAgaacccaaaacaaagaccgCACTCATCGACATGCTAATGAATTTCAAGTCACGTCCAGCCTGGATAGTTTAAAGTGTAAGTATGACAAAATATAAGAATAACAAAAAATTGTCAACTTATTCAGAAGCCCTTTAACTGATGCTTTTTAAGCATGCATTCGTAATAAGGGAATATAAGTAATAAAAGTAAGATATCGGAACATCTGATTAGAGATTCAGTTGATATAGGTTTTAGAACCCTTTATGTCACCATCACGCTGCAGGTTTTCCTCTAGTATCCTTGACAGATGCAGTAAAGGTGGCAAATACGAGCAAAGACGAGGACAGAAACTGAGTGCTTTCCATCAATACAAAATGATAACCCGTATAATTCTATGAGCCAACACATCATTCTCAAAATGTAATATCGAATATCATGTCTTACTGCATTTAGTGATCTATATATATTCTTGTTGAGGGAAAAATAAACAAAGAAGAAGATAGAGCTAAGTACCATTAAAGAGCCCTCAAGGCTGTGAGTACCGGGTGTGATACATAGAGCAAGGAAGAAAGGTATCAGCACCTTGTGCATCTGCAACATACAACAAATTCACTTCAACTTCATGGAATTTGAACTAACATACATGATAAGCCCAGCCGCATGATTAACGAACCACTATACCATGGATATTTTACATTAGCTTGCATAAAATTAACATAAATGGTGCATTAATGTTTGCATGCATAACAGCATAAGAATATGTTTGACATGCAATTTGGAAGGATAAACATTACTATTTGAGCACAACAATAAAGGGCTACTTAGGTGTGATACTCCACAAACAAGGCCAGGGAAAGATGTATTATCATCCAATGAGTCCAATCTCACCGATTTGATTTTAGGGGAGGGAACTAATTTGAAAGTTTCAAGGTTTCTACCTCCTTTTGACATTAGCGGAAAATAAGGCAGCAGATTCTATACACGATTCTGTGGAATTAGCAGTTGCGGAGTAACCTACCTCAACACCTACACATGAATGCTTTTGCATGcctataattaatataaatgtgTATGTTTGTCTGtgtcagagagagagagagagagagattaacACACCTCTTGTATAACCTCAGGATCAGGGGAGAACATTTTAGGGAATAGCCAAGGAATTGATACTCCAATTGATCCCAATATCAGTCCACTTACCACACCAATCATGAGTAGTGATTTCAGCAATGATTGGGCCTGTCATTC
This portion of the Salvia splendens isolate huo1 chromosome 10, SspV2, whole genome shotgun sequence genome encodes:
- the LOC121752656 gene encoding uncharacterized protein LOC121752656; the protein is MGCGIGAGCGMRDSDAADDKREELPATLALRIEACCPGRRGRLEWVAEGSSVCSSLRSIDCEPLPLLQCLHVGFASATLSIEQVVLVYAREPLGDRQNPTPLFAKLFPVTRFGVLSNGLRFGVERDPFTVGFWPRCLAALTATAGAARAVTTAATFLAAGAAATAATASFAAPAATASTRSRRNGRIYARCRRIREIYFFLLRRLYNRFCRIDGTFFSRNGYALFLFPAPITAPSYPPRRPAAPSRLLAADTTYSRNRSASATVYSQSRKSYPLPRAAPSFTSSRLILSSFSSSSRSNTQLRFSSDAVLLENVQFEPEGEIYSALLDNVQTESEGEVDAVSASAIAEVSNSEVIKTAPRPPLPPPPPPPCLSVKEKKDLGSFAHSLEKKLKSQQVGKSGVTDTVIGALIETLEKNELLKLKIHGTCPGELEDAVKQLEESTGSLVVGQIGRTVILYRPSLSKQKAEEKKKQVQKDLLRRQAAFKQSSHVCFLFPETCSGYSVLNSKRSSWTLRLTHHSLNLLMPVGTFLLLQWPLNKSRRPAAVPGQEPSWPRQAGRGRRGTSRV